The proteins below come from a single Triticum aestivum cultivar Chinese Spring chromosome 5D, IWGSC CS RefSeq v2.1, whole genome shotgun sequence genomic window:
- the LOC123124796 gene encoding F-box/FBD/LRR-repeat protein At1g13570-like: MPPPRRRRYKKRRRLADAAPVEADALISLPADVLNVILTRLDLRDAVRTSALSRAWRYRWEALPSLDLHFPRLKDDEGAPKGLRAVDGILLRCPGRVRRFCVFLDEPYAARIHDWLLVLSRRGVETLHISSIDGFLALPSSLFTCGQLTSLSLFRCAIPPLPPGFQGLRELRNFTLINVRLQKKGGYQLEKIIATSPSLEELTLWDVTIRGRFKEWVIQATNLRFLKICSANDYGWNLGDLPRLDYAVIDIWHYLGGDCDFSKFLSRLANVTELCIYTCHSPVRPDALALSVLIMNIWAQFSTHVLLNFLTDKRQH, encoded by the coding sequence ATGCCGCCCCCGCGTCGACGCCGTTACAAGAAGCGTCGTCGGCTGGCTGACGCCGCTCCGGTGGAGGCGGACGCCCTGATTTCGCTGCCCGCGGACGTCCTCAACGTCATCCTCACCCGCCTCGACCTCCGCGACGCCGTTCGTACGTCGGCGCTCTCCCGCGCCTGGCGATACCGATGGGAGGCCCTCCCATCCCTCGACCTCCACTTCCCCCGCCTAAAAGACGACGAGGGAGCGCCCAAGGGGTTGAGGGCCGTCGACGGCATCCTCCTCCGCTGCCCCGGCCGCGTCCGGCGCTTCTGCGTCTTCCTCGACGAGCCCTACGCGGCCCGCATCCATGACTGGCTTCTCGTCCTCTCCCGTCGGGGCGTCGAGACCCTCCACATCAGCTCCATCGACGGCTTCCTGGCTCTCCCCTCCTCCCTCTTCACCTGCGGCCAGCTCACCTCCCTCAGTCTCTTCAGATGCGCCATCCCGCCCCTACCCCCGGGCTTCCAAGGTTTACGGGAGTTAAGGAATTTTACTCTCATCAACGTCCGGTTACAGAAGAAGGGGGGATACCAGCTGGAGAAGATCATCGCCACATCACCCTCGCTCGAGGAGCTGACACTTTGGGATGTGACTATCCGAGGCAGATTCAAAGAGTGGGTGATTCAGGCGACCAATCTCCGGTTCCTCAAAATTTGTTCGGCTAATGATTATGGTTGGAACCTTGGGGATCTTCCGCGCCTCGATTATGCTGTAATTGATATATGGCACTATCTAGGCGGGGATTGTGATTTCTCCAAATTTCTCTCGAGGCTTGCGAACGTTACTGAGCTTTGCATATATACTTGTCATTCACCGGTACGCCCAGATGCTCTCGCTTTATCTGTTCTTATAATGAACATCTGGGCTCAGTTTAGTACTCATGTGTTATTAAATTTCCTTACAGACAAGAGACAACATTGA
- the LOC123121501 gene encoding F-box/FBD/LRR-repeat protein At1g13570 isoform X2: MSTPRGRRPHRPSAAAEADALISLPTGVLDDILDRVGLLDAVRTSALSRAWRRRWEDLPSIDFYFPRPDEAKHLRSVDSVLLRCPGRVRRLCAHLDEPSEGRIHDWLLVLSRRGVDTLNLRPISFDAVLALPASVFACRRLTNLRLHACAIPPLPAGFEGFPELRKLALTCVRFRENGEYQLEEIIATSPSLEKLVFWEVKILGDFKEWVIQGPNIQDIQISSSKDLGWILGELPSLHSANIDILDYLGGRDFAKFLAGFSNITKLVICTRHSPIDNSAEQKFEAHEEFQNSQWTGGMCANLQFVQITGIHWLPNEMTFIELILSKARLFCTLFITHGENCSMSNEDAMNKILSYRRASTCAEILFKGKASVTFFRS, translated from the exons ATGTCGACGCCGCGCGGGCGCCGCCCTCACAGGCCGTCCGCCGCGGCGGAGGCGGACGCCCTGATCTCGCTGCCGACGGGCGTCCTCGACGACATCCTCGACCGCGTCGGCCTCCTTGACGCCGTCCGCACGTCGGCGCTCTCCCGCGCCTGGCGGCGCCGATGGGAGGACCTCCCGTCCATCGACTTCTACTTCCCCCGCCCCGACGAGGCCAAGCACCTGAGGTCCGTCGACAGCGTCCTCCTCCGCTGCcccggccgcgtccggcgcctCTGCGCCCACCTCGACGAGCCCTCCGAAGGCCGCATCCACGACTGGCTCCTCGTCCTCTCCCGCCGGGGCGTCGACACCCTCAACCTCAGGCCCATCTCCTTCGACGCCGTGCTCGCGCTCCCCGCCTCCGTCTTCGCCTGCCGCCGGCTCACCAACCTCCGCCTCCACGCCTGCGCCATCCCGCCCCTGCCCGCGGGCTTCGAGGGGTTCCCGGAGCTGAGGAAACTTGCTCTCACCTGCGTCCGGTTCCGGGAGAACGGGGAGTACCAGCTGGAGGAGATCATCGCGACGTCGCCCTCGCTTGAGAAGCTGGTGTTCTGGGAGGTGAAAATCCTGGGCGACTTCAAGGAGTGGGTGATTCAGGGGCCCAATATCCAGGACATACAGATCAGTTCGTCCAAAGATCTGGGCTGGATCCTTGGGGAGCTTCCGTCCCTGCACTCTGCCAACATTGATATACTGGACTATTTAGGGGGGCGCGATTTCGCCAAATTCCTCGCCGGCTTTTCGAACATTACCAAGCTTGTGATTTGCACTCGGCATTCACCG ATCGACAATAGTGCCGAGCAGAAATTTGAGGCACATGAAGAGTTTCAAAATTCACAGTGGACCGGTGGCATGTGTGCCAACCTTCAGTTCGTGCAGATAACTGGTATTCATTGGCTTCCAAATGAGATGACTTTTATAGAGCTTATTCTCTCTAAAGCAAGGCTTTTTTGCACATTATTTATTACTCATGGTGAGAATTGCTCAATGTCGAATGAGGATGCAATGAACAAGATACTAAGTTACAGAAGAGCTTCGACCTGTGCCGAGATTCTGTTTAAAG GGAAAGCCAGTGTCACATTTTTTCGCAGCTGA
- the LOC123124794 gene encoding uncharacterized protein isoform X1: MVPMDNGARARHDEEADRLYMETWVKYRRGPDDMRKIPPTRILMYPDIFERAWGWDRLLPQDYTSSRLYFDYLREYHRRNRLMDYVAAAAGKPEEWPLKARPPVDDGVITGCFPDGNDALTAAARFCLDMELRFMSVWKSRPVRNVELLSQKIQERACHLIVVGREFSEPAAASLVCIANEAALACELLTRGAEATDVEIKLCNCIRQCALSLMYMTGPRSDASAAAMVGVPKEARRMCEWMRNVNQLYAFQGYSEIHKMGKKNRLCLWILERKGRRHKCKSLQELQISIYHRFSYVTL, translated from the exons ATGGTCCCAATGGACAATGGAGCCCGTGCCCGTCACGACGAAGAAGCCGATAGGCTGTACATGGAAACGTGGGTCAAATATCGGCGAGGTCCGGATGATATGCGCAAGATACCGCCGACACGGATCCTCATGTACCCAG ATATATTTGAGAGAGCGTGGGGTTGGGACCGGCTGCTGCCACAAGACTACACGTCCTCGCGCCTCTATTTTGACTACCTCAGGGAGTATCACAGGCGCAATCGCCTCATGGactacgtcgccgccgccgccggcaagccTGAGGAGTGGCCGCTCAAAGCCCGGCCACCGGTTGATGATGGTGTTATCACCGGATGCTTCCCGGATGGGAATGATGCCCTCACTGCTGCCGCCAGATTT TGCCTGGACATGGAGCTGCGGTTCATGTCGGTGTGGAAGAGCCGACCCGTGCGCAACGTGGAACTCCTGAGCCAGAAGATCCAGGAGCGCGCCTGTCACCTCATCGTCGTGGGGCGAGAATTCTCTGAACCCGCCGCCGCCAGCTTGGTG TGCATCGCCAACGAGGCGGCTTTGGCTTGTGAGCTGCTGACACGTGGGGCTGAAGCCACCGACGTGGAGATCAAACTATGCAACTGCATCCGCCAGTGCGCGCTGAGTCTTATGTACATGACAGGGCCGCGTTCCGATGCCTCTGCTGCTGCTATGGTG ggtGTTCCCAAGGAGGCCAGAAGAATGTGTGAGTGGATGAGGAATGTGAACCAACTGTATGCTTTCCAAGGTTACTCTGAAATCCACAAGATGG GGAAGAAGAACCGTTTGTGCTTATGGATTTTGGAAAGAAAAGGGAGAAGACACAAGTGTAAGAGCCTGCAGGAACTTCAGATAAGTATTTATCACAG gtttTCCTATGTTACTCTTTGA
- the LOC123124794 gene encoding uncharacterized protein isoform X2 translates to MVPMDNGARARHDEEADRLYMETWVKYRRGPDDMRKIPPTRILMYPDIFERAWGWDRLLPQDYTSSRLYFDYLREYHRRNRLMDYVAAAAGKPEEWPLKARPPVDDGVITGCFPDGNDALTAAARFCLDMELRFMSVWKSRPVRNVELLSQKIQERACHLIVVGREFSEPAAASLVCIANEAALACELLTRGAEATDVEIKLCNCIRQCALSLMYMTGPRSDASAAAMVGVPKEARRMCEWMRNVNQLYAFQGYSEIHKMGQCDEIRIPTFRLFEEEEPFVLMDFGKKREKTQV, encoded by the exons ATGGTCCCAATGGACAATGGAGCCCGTGCCCGTCACGACGAAGAAGCCGATAGGCTGTACATGGAAACGTGGGTCAAATATCGGCGAGGTCCGGATGATATGCGCAAGATACCGCCGACACGGATCCTCATGTACCCAG ATATATTTGAGAGAGCGTGGGGTTGGGACCGGCTGCTGCCACAAGACTACACGTCCTCGCGCCTCTATTTTGACTACCTCAGGGAGTATCACAGGCGCAATCGCCTCATGGactacgtcgccgccgccgccggcaagccTGAGGAGTGGCCGCTCAAAGCCCGGCCACCGGTTGATGATGGTGTTATCACCGGATGCTTCCCGGATGGGAATGATGCCCTCACTGCTGCCGCCAGATTT TGCCTGGACATGGAGCTGCGGTTCATGTCGGTGTGGAAGAGCCGACCCGTGCGCAACGTGGAACTCCTGAGCCAGAAGATCCAGGAGCGCGCCTGTCACCTCATCGTCGTGGGGCGAGAATTCTCTGAACCCGCCGCCGCCAGCTTGGTG TGCATCGCCAACGAGGCGGCTTTGGCTTGTGAGCTGCTGACACGTGGGGCTGAAGCCACCGACGTGGAGATCAAACTATGCAACTGCATCCGCCAGTGCGCGCTGAGTCTTATGTACATGACAGGGCCGCGTTCCGATGCCTCTGCTGCTGCTATGGTG ggtGTTCCCAAGGAGGCCAGAAGAATGTGTGAGTGGATGAGGAATGTGAACCAACTGTATGCTTTCCAAGGTTACTCTGAAATCCACAAGATGGGTCAGTGCGATGAGATCCGGATTCCCACCTTTCGTCTTTTCGA GGAAGAAGAACCGTTTGTGCTTATGGATTTTGGAAAGAAAAGGGAGAAGACACAAGTGTAA
- the LOC123124795 gene encoding putative F-box/FBD/LRR-repeat protein At2g05300: MTMEPSPRRARVGEPAADPLTSLPPPLLDGILTRLDLPYAVRTSALSRAWRRRWEALPYLCLSFVDNPGTAPLAVDRVLARYPGRISNFSFHVDEHSFGRVDDWLVALCDRGVRSINLRCASPFILHSSLFLCAQLTHLKLHQCGLPSLPVGFTGFPMLKVLKLGLVDFPENGESQLEAILVGSPLLETLNLHFVDVRGNDAYSNAWVIRGANLRSLTISSDFDYDWQVKELPCIDEVAIDVGNYVSNIKFRGFLASFAQVRKLSLCACYTSFTGGGLLETLPCTFDNLKSLTLWTHFYEMPAIVLTFCLLRNAPNLEELEITVVKMKNIGWLQNEMYFIELVLSKAAVLRTMHLSLGCRRSKSNEDALCELMTYRRASTHARVFFDGKMK; encoded by the exons ATGACAATGGAGCCCTCGCCCCGCCGCGCTAGGGTTGGCGAGCCGGCGGCGGACCCGCTGACGTCCCTCCCGCCGCCCCTGCTCGACGGCATCCTCACCCGCCTCGACCTCCCTTACGCGGTCCGTACCTCCGCCCTCTCTCGCGCCTGGCGCCGCCGGTGGGAggccctcccctacctctgcctctCCTTCGTCGACAACCCCGGCACGGCCCCCTTGGCTGTCGACCGCGTTCTCGCTCGCTACCCCGGCCGCATCTCCAACTTCTCCTTCCACGTCGACGAGCACTCCTTCGGCCGCGTCGATGACTGGCTCGTCGCCCTCTGCGACCGCGGCGTCAGGTCCATCAACCTCCGATGCGCCTCCCCCTTCATCCTCCACTCCTCCCTCTTCCTATGCGCCCAACTCACGCACCTCAAGCTGCACCAATGCGGCCTGCCGTCTCTCCCAGTGGGATTCACTGGATTCCCCATGCTCAAGGTTCTAAAACTCGGCCTTGTCGATTTCCCGGAGAACGGGGAGAGCCAACTGGAGGCGATTCTTGTCGGGTCACCCTTGCTTGAAACCCTGAATCTTCACTTTGTGGATGTCCGTGGGAATGACGCGTACTCAAACGCGTGGGTGATTCGCGGGGCCAACCTCCGGAGCCTAACGATAAGTTCTGACTTTGATTATGACTGGCAAGTTAAGGAGCTGCCATGCATCGATGAAGTCGCCATCGATGTTGGAAACTATGTGAGTAATATCAAGTTCAGAGGATTTCTTGCCAGCTTTGCGCAAGTTAGGAAGCTCTCTCTCTGTGCGTGCTACACATCG TTTACTGGAGGTGGTCTCCTGGAAACACTTCCATGTACCTTTGACAACTTAAAGAGTTTGACCCTCTGGACACATTTCTACGAAATGCCTGCCATAGTGTTAACCTTTTGCTTACTAAGGAATGCTCCTAATCTAGAAGAACTTGAAATTACG GTTGTGAAAATGAAAAATATTGGCTGGTTGCAAAATGAAATGTATTTCATAGAGCTCGTTTTATCTAAAGCAGCAGTTCTTCGCACAATGCATCTTAGTCTTGGTTGCAGAAGATCAAAGTCAAATGAGGATGCACTCTGTGAACTAATGACATATAGAAGGGCTTCAACCCATGCTCGAGTCTTCTTTGACG GTAAAATGAAATGA
- the LOC123121501 gene encoding F-box/FBD/LRR-repeat protein At1g13570 isoform X1, which yields MSTPRGRRPHRPSAAAEADALISLPTGVLDDILDRVGLLDAVRTSALSRAWRRRWEDLPSIDFYFPRPDEAKHLRSVDSVLLRCPGRVRRLCAHLDEPSEGRIHDWLLVLSRRGVDTLNLRPISFDAVLALPASVFACRRLTNLRLHACAIPPLPAGFEGFPELRKLALTCVRFRENGEYQLEEIIATSPSLEKLVFWEVKILGDFKEWVIQGPNIQDIQISSSKDLGWILGELPSLHSANIDILDYLGGRDFAKFLAGFSNITKLVICTRHSPLNGAIILERLQCKFGNLKSLTLYTQFCELPSILSTYCLLRNAPNLERLKILIDNSAEQKFEAHEEFQNSQWTGGMCANLQFVQITGIHWLPNEMTFIELILSKARLFCTLFITHGENCSMSNEDAMNKILSYRRASTCAEILFKGKASVTFFRS from the exons ATGTCGACGCCGCGCGGGCGCCGCCCTCACAGGCCGTCCGCCGCGGCGGAGGCGGACGCCCTGATCTCGCTGCCGACGGGCGTCCTCGACGACATCCTCGACCGCGTCGGCCTCCTTGACGCCGTCCGCACGTCGGCGCTCTCCCGCGCCTGGCGGCGCCGATGGGAGGACCTCCCGTCCATCGACTTCTACTTCCCCCGCCCCGACGAGGCCAAGCACCTGAGGTCCGTCGACAGCGTCCTCCTCCGCTGCcccggccgcgtccggcgcctCTGCGCCCACCTCGACGAGCCCTCCGAAGGCCGCATCCACGACTGGCTCCTCGTCCTCTCCCGCCGGGGCGTCGACACCCTCAACCTCAGGCCCATCTCCTTCGACGCCGTGCTCGCGCTCCCCGCCTCCGTCTTCGCCTGCCGCCGGCTCACCAACCTCCGCCTCCACGCCTGCGCCATCCCGCCCCTGCCCGCGGGCTTCGAGGGGTTCCCGGAGCTGAGGAAACTTGCTCTCACCTGCGTCCGGTTCCGGGAGAACGGGGAGTACCAGCTGGAGGAGATCATCGCGACGTCGCCCTCGCTTGAGAAGCTGGTGTTCTGGGAGGTGAAAATCCTGGGCGACTTCAAGGAGTGGGTGATTCAGGGGCCCAATATCCAGGACATACAGATCAGTTCGTCCAAAGATCTGGGCTGGATCCTTGGGGAGCTTCCGTCCCTGCACTCTGCCAACATTGATATACTGGACTATTTAGGGGGGCGCGATTTCGCCAAATTCCTCGCCGGCTTTTCGAACATTACCAAGCTTGTGATTTGCACTCGGCATTCACCG TTAAATGGGGCTATAATACTAGAGAGGCTTCAATGCAAATTTGGCAACTTAAAAAGCTTGACACTATATACACAATTTTGTGAGCTTCCCTCCATTCTATCAACCTATTGCTTACTAAGGAATGCCCCAAACCTTGAAAGACTCAAAATACTG ATCGACAATAGTGCCGAGCAGAAATTTGAGGCACATGAAGAGTTTCAAAATTCACAGTGGACCGGTGGCATGTGTGCCAACCTTCAGTTCGTGCAGATAACTGGTATTCATTGGCTTCCAAATGAGATGACTTTTATAGAGCTTATTCTCTCTAAAGCAAGGCTTTTTTGCACATTATTTATTACTCATGGTGAGAATTGCTCAATGTCGAATGAGGATGCAATGAACAAGATACTAAGTTACAGAAGAGCTTCGACCTGTGCCGAGATTCTGTTTAAAG GGAAAGCCAGTGTCACATTTTTTCGCAGCTGA